In the Mytilus galloprovincialis chromosome 10, xbMytGall1.hap1.1, whole genome shotgun sequence genome, one interval contains:
- the LOC143049384 gene encoding neuronal acetylcholine receptor subunit beta-2-like, protein MYFSLFNVVFLIVFVEINGQSGTDVTNLLTALFTTNSYDKRVRPKSDQVTATTVDLDLYLVGINDIDEIKGSLTTTAFLYLGWIDEFLVWTPASYGGIAYFYIPQSDIWKPDITLENGFSKLKELGNSFINAAVTEDGQVFWKPFEVFESKCSFDTKYFPFDKQTCKLSFVVWSSGIQDVNVTLWNNGINLDHYEENSEWTVLSTAHIEASDAAESRVTFSLNIKRNAAYYVMNIILPVILLSFLNVLTFALPADSGEKISQCITVFLSFAVFLTIVNAELPKTSGSIIGYYLIFQLAMGTIVITITVLQLRLHHRKDPVPPSVIRLMKCLPFNKTSAVNSPDKNKVENIQIKNTEADDVETETTWSDVTSSIDFFMFWTVLSIVVISTVSVVAILSLH, encoded by the coding sequence ATGTATTTTTCACTGTTTAATGTGGTTTTTCTTATTGTATTTGTTGAGATTAACGGTCAATCTGGAACTGATGTGACAAATCTACTTACGGCATTGTTCACTACTAATAGTTATGATAAACGTGTTAGACCGAAGTCGGATCAGGTTACAGCAACCACTGTAGATTTGGACTTGTATTTGGTCGGAATTAACGATATAGATGAAATAAAAGGGAGCCTAACAACAACTGCATTTTTATATTTGGGATGGATAGATGAATTTCTAGTGTGGACTCCGGCAAGTTACGGCGGTATAGCATACTTTTATATTCCTCAGTCAGATATCTGGAAGCCAGATATAACATTAGAAAATGGTTTTTCTAAACTTAAGGAACTTGGAAATAGTTTTATCAATGCAGCTGTTACGGAAGACGGACAAGTATTTTGGAAACCCTTCGAAGTATTTGAATCAAAATGTTCTTTTGACACGAAGTATTTTCCATTTGATAAACAGACATGCAAACTAAGTTTTGTCGTGTGGTCAAGTGGAATACAAGATGTCAATGTTACACTTTGGAACAATGGAATAAACCTGGACCATTATGAGGAAAATTCTGAATGGACAGTTTTATCGACAGCCCATATTGAGGCCTCTGATGCTGCAGAATCAAGAGTTACGTTTTCATTGAACATAAAACGTAACGCTGCATATTATGTAATGAACATTATCCTCCCTGTTATTCTTTTAAGTTTTCTGAATGTATTAACATTCGCTCTTCCTGCCGATAGTGGTGAAAAGATTTCACAATGTATAACTGTGTTTTTGTCGTTTGCCGTTTTCCTCACTATAGTCAATGCAGAACTTCCAAAGACATCTGGCTCCATCATAGGATATTATCTGATATTTCAACTAGCAATGGGAACGATTGTTATAACTATAACTGTCTTACAGCTAAGGCTTCATCATCGGAAAGATCCCGTTCCACCATCTGTAATAAGACTTATGAAATGTCTGCCGTTTAACAAGACTTCAGCCGTTAACAGTCCCGACAAAAACAAAGtggaaaatattcaaattaaaaatacagaGGCAGATGATGTTGAAACAGAAACGACCTGGAGTGACGTTACTTCATCgatagatttttttatgttttggacAGTTCTTAGTATTGTCGTGATTTCCACCGTTAGCGTTGTGGCCATTTTGAGTTTACACTAG